DNA sequence from the Desulfatiglans sp. genome:
ACCATAGGTTTGTCCTCCTTTTGCTTTTGGGAATTCGTTTTGTCTGGTAACTTAACGATCTCCCATAAGGAGGACTTTTTCAATATCAAAATTCATTAACTAAAAACCGTTTTTGGACAAGAGTGATCGAGAATATTTGAAAGGAATAAATGACTTTCAGGTGTTTTGTCACGTTAGTCAACAACGTCCCTTAAATTCCGCAAAGAGCACAAAGGACGTGAAGAAGTAATTATTAATATTAATCTCTGCGAACTCTGCGTTCTCTGCGGTGAAGACCCTTCGTTTAAAACTCCATCTTATACCCTATGCGGAATGTCCTTCCGGGCTCATTAAAGGTAAAACCCCTTGAACTGGTCAGGTAATCGGAATATGCCTTGTTAAATATATTGTCTATCGCCCCATATATCTCATGCCCGGTCGTGGCAACAATAAATTTGTAACCTGCCATAAAATCAAACCTTGTCCATTTATCAGATATATTCACCCCTGTGGGCACCTTTTTCTGTGAGCCGTTATATATGGCATCAAGCTGCGCCCATGCCCCCTGAAAAGGATAATAGCAGAGCCTTAAAAAACCATTTATTGGCGATATTGAGGGGAGGTCCTGATCATTACCTGTGTCACGCCCCCTTGTATATGCCACATTACCTGAGGCGGAGAACCACGCTGTCGGACGCAGGGTAAATTCGATCTCTCCGCCATACAGCTCTGCCTCGCTTATATTCTGGAGCTCTATGCGGGTAGGGCTTACCCTGTTTTCTGCAATCAGGTTTTCCAGATCATTATAATATAGTGCTATCCCTGCCTTTAAGATATCGCCTGTTCTGATTATGCCATATTCAAAAAACATGGACTTTTCAGGCTCAAGATTGGGGTTTCCCCACTTTTCCGCCCCGCTTCCCAGGTTAAGGTATTTATACCTCTCTTCAAGTGAGGCAGCCCTGTATGCCCTCGCTATAATAAAGTCTGTTGACCAGAGGCTGTTTATCTCATATGTGACCCCTGTATGGGCGTTCCATGAATATTCGGTCACATCATATTTATCCCATATCCTCCTGTTTGGCTGGGGAGGAGGGGGTGCAGTAGCAAATGCAGTCTTATAAAGGTCTGTCTCTTCATTTTTTACCTGAATCCTGTCAAACCTGCCTCCGATATTCATTGAAAACCGGTCATTTATCTCCCATTCATCCTCTGTATAAATACCTGATGAAAGATAATATGAGTCAGGTATGGGGGTATCTATGGAGGTCTCACCATTATGCTTTGTTCGCACCCTTTTTCCGTCATAGGTTCGTTTCCAGGTATCAAGGCCTAGCATTATGTCATGATTATCTGTCTTAAACCTGTTAATAAGGGCAATCGAGTAGGTTTTATGTATTGCGCCAGGTTCAATACTTTTTAAAAAAGCTCCTGTGGGAGGGGGGATATCATTAACCCTCACATGCCTGTCTATGGAATGGTATGAAAGCCTGAGCTTTGACTCCTGGTAAAAGCCGACCTCAGGCCGGTAGGTGTGCTCAAGGTTGATCAGGACACGGTCAACCTCATCATATGTCACGGTTGCCTCAGCCGGGAAGCCCACACTGCCCGCTCCGGGGATGCCTATCTCATCACCCCTGTAATACTGGGTTTTAAGCTCTGTTGTGTTTATTTCATTGGTTTTATAACCAAGGTTCATTATCCCCTGCAGGTCTGAAAACCCGCTGTTTTTCATCGTATTGTTTCTTCCATCCTTATATGACCCGAAATCCCTGAAGCTGCCGCTTGCAAAAACATAGTAATCAGGTGCATTATAGGCGGTATATGCATATGTGCTTCCACCATCAGAATTGAAATTATAGAGCAGGTTGAGGCCTCCTTCTGTATAGGCATCATGGCTGAACCTGCCGCTCCTGGTGATTACATTCACCACCCCCCCCATTGTGCCGGAGCCATACAGAGAAGAGATAGGGCCTTTAAGTATCTCAACCCGCTCAACAGAGGCCGGGTCAATAGTGCCGAACTGTGCCCCTATATCGGTTGCAGTATTAAGCCTGATGTCATCAACAAGAAAGACAACATTTGCCCTTGAGCTTCCCCTGATATTTATCTCTGATCCCCAGGGCGAGTCAGAACTCTTTGTAACGCCGGGGATAACCCTGAGTGCGTCTGATATGCTGCTTGGCTGTATAAAGTGTATGTCCTTTGAGTTTATCACCCCAGTGCCGCCCGGCACCTTTTTAATCTCCGAGGCATAACCCCTTGCAGTTACGATTATTTCATCCAGTATATGTGATGTATCTTTGCTATTTGTATTTTCATCAGGTTTTTTCTCTTCCGCAATTATTTGACCTGACATGACCATTACTATTAATAGAATTACAGTTACAGCTTTCATTATAAATCTCCATATTCATATCTCGTCTTTTTTAAACCTTATTTTCATCTATTATTCCTTTTACATTCCCGCTATACTAAATATCTTTTATGGATTTGCAAAAAAAATATTCCCTTTTGGCTCTCAATCTTAGAATTATCTGCCCTTTGCCGATTAAAATTCCTAAACAGTTAAATAGGTTAGCCCTTTTTAAAATACTTTGCACCAAATTATTTTTTTGCATAGAACCAGGAATAATGATATATATCCCTGATATTTTTTTTGGTTGCCCTTTTTTTATCCCGGTAGACCGAAAAAATAGCAGATTTAAATCTGATAAAAAATCAAAGGAGATCAAATTATGAGCGGTAGTGAGACATATAAACAATCCGACAGTGCTGATATGGAGCGCTCCTCCCTTATGAAGGAGCTAAGAACCGCAGCAGGGTATATACCCCTTGCGGCCAGGAAAAGTTCAGAATTTAAAAGAATAAAGGTTACAGTAAACGGAAAAGAAACCGAGGTATATGGCGGGCTTACCATTCTTCAGTCTCTACAGCAGGAGGGTATACATATCCCTCACCTCTGTTATGACATAAGGCTTAAAAGGGCCAATGGGAACTGCGGCCTCTGTGAAGTGGAGCTTGAAGAGGATGGAAAGGTCGTAAGAAGCGTAAAAAGCTGCCAGACCCCCATTAAAGAGGGGATGAATATCATTACCTCCAGCCATCATCTTGAGGCATATAGAAGGGTACGGCTTGAACAGCTCTTAAGCGACCATAATGCAGACTGTACAGCGCCATGCGTAATGACCTGCCCGGCCCATATTGATATTCAATTCTACCTGATGCATGTTGAAGCCGGTAATTTTGAGGCAGCCCTGAAGGTTATAAAGCAAAAGAACCCCTTTCCAATAGCCTGCGGTCGTGTATGTCCTCACCCGTGTGAGGCCCAGTGCAGGCGTAACCTGGTTGACGAACCCGTTGCCATCAATTATGTAAAACGGTTTGCAGCAGACTGGGACATTGCAAGCGGAACCCCGTTTGTTCCCAAAAAGGCTGAATCAACAGGCAAAAAGATCGCCATTATCGGCGCAGGCCCTTCAGGCCTTTCAGCTGCCTACTACAGTGCTATTAACGGTCATGATGTTACTGTCTTTGAGCGTCACAACCAGCCTGGCGGTATGATGCGTTACGGCATCCCGGAATATCGTCTGCCAAAGGCACAGCTTGACAAGGAGATTGATGTTATAAGGGCACTGGGAGTAAAGATTATCTGCGAAAAAAATCTTGGCACAAGCATACACCTTGAAGACCTCCATAAGAATTTTGATGCGGTTTACCTTGCAATAGGTTCATGGCGGGCAACCCCAATGCAGATTGAGGGTGAAAATCTCAAGAATGTATGGCTTGGCATCAACTTTCTTGAGATAGTTACAAAGGGAGAAAAGATTGATATAGGCGATAAGGTCATAGTTATAGGCGGCGGGAACACCGCTATTGACTGCGCCCGCACCGCACTGCGCAAGGGTGCAAAGGATGTCAAGATCATATACCGCAGGACAGAGGATGAGATGCCTGCTGAGCATTATGAAGTCGAAGATGCCAAGCATGAAGGCATTGAGATTTTA
Encoded proteins:
- a CDS encoding TonB-dependent receptor — protein: MKAVTVILLIVMVMSGQIIAEEKKPDENTNSKDTSHILDEIIVTARGYASEIKKVPGGTGVINSKDIHFIQPSSISDALRVIPGVTKSSDSPWGSEINIRGSSRANVVFLVDDIRLNTATDIGAQFGTIDPASVERVEILKGPISSLYGSGTMGGVVNVITRSGRFSHDAYTEGGLNLLYNFNSDGGSTYAYTAYNAPDYYVFASGSFRDFGSYKDGRNNTMKNSGFSDLQGIMNLGYKTNEINTTELKTQYYRGDEIGIPGAGSVGFPAEATVTYDEVDRVLINLEHTYRPEVGFYQESKLRLSYHSIDRHVRVNDIPPPTGAFLKSIEPGAIHKTYSIALINRFKTDNHDIMLGLDTWKRTYDGKRVRTKHNGETSIDTPIPDSYYLSSGIYTEDEWEINDRFSMNIGGRFDRIQVKNEETDLYKTAFATAPPPPQPNRRIWDKYDVTEYSWNAHTGVTYEINSLWSTDFIIARAYRAASLEERYKYLNLGSGAEKWGNPNLEPEKSMFFEYGIIRTGDILKAGIALYYNDLENLIAENRVSPTRIELQNISEAELYGGEIEFTLRPTAWFSASGNVAYTRGRDTGNDQDLPSISPINGFLRLCYYPFQGAWAQLDAIYNGSQKKVPTGVNISDKWTRFDFMAGYKFIVATTGHEIYGAIDNIFNKAYSDYLTSSRGFTFNEPGRTFRIGYKMEF
- a CDS encoding FAD-dependent oxidoreductase, which encodes MKELRTAAGYIPLAARKSSEFKRIKVTVNGKETEVYGGLTILQSLQQEGIHIPHLCYDIRLKRANGNCGLCEVELEEDGKVVRSVKSCQTPIKEGMNIITSSHHLEAYRRVRLEQLLSDHNADCTAPCVMTCPAHIDIQFYLMHVEAGNFEAALKVIKQKNPFPIACGRVCPHPCEAQCRRNLVDEPVAINYVKRFAADWDIASGTPFVPKKAESTGKKIAIIGAGPSGLSAAYYSAINGHDVTVFERHNQPGGMMRYGIPEYRLPKAQLDKEIDVIRALGVKIICEKNLGTSIHLEDLHKNFDAVYLAIGSWRATPMQIEGENLKNVWLGINFLEIVTKGEKIDIGDKVIVIGGGNTAIDCARTALRKGAKDVKIIYRRTEDEMPAEHYEVEDAKHEGIEILTLTAPKKITEGNGKKQLECIKMTLGELDRSGRRRPVSIEGSEFIMEADTIIGAIGQSTNTQFLYNDLPVKLNKWGDIKIDGRTMQTSVDKVFSGGDCVTGPATVVQAVGAGRRAAEAMHCYLTEGYVREEKAEYNSSRGTLEDLPRWEFEEMPKLPRSKMPALEVEARKNNFNEVELGLSTEQVREEARRCLRCGCGARYTCDLKAEAKAHNLTYIKPIHERPFFPQANDHPFIVRDHNKCISCGRCIAACAEVVGVDVLSYYLKNGRMLVGTRTGKPLNETYCVSCGQCVNS